In Motacilla alba alba isolate MOTALB_02 chromosome 2, Motacilla_alba_V1.0_pri, whole genome shotgun sequence, the DNA window AAAGAAGGGGACTCTCTTTAGGTATGCATCTCCCTACCTCTCCAATTACAGCCAACTATGAGACTCTCATAGATAATCTGTGGGAATAGCTAGACTTGAGAACACTCAAGTTCAAAATAATGATCTATACCCTTAcagtacatttaaaaaaatctggataTAAGCAAACAGGAATACAGGAGTAAGGAATGTAAGATATGGATAATGAAGTTGGAGCTGTTCTATCATGCTATGCACTACCATTACTCGttctaaaatcaaattaaatgtGTATTGCAGCAAAAGATAGCTGTGAAAGAAGACACCAAATAAACTCTGCAGACATTTAAGGTGGGTTCATGCCATGCAAGAATGCAGAAAAAAGGTGGGATGGACCTGTTGGAAGATTAAGCAAACAAGTCCAATAGAGAGGAGAGATGGCCGATGCTGACCAGAGATGGGAACTGAAATTTCAGGATCAAATGAAAGATGTTGGGAATGCACCATGAAGGGCCGTGGACATACAACAAGAGTTTGATGCAATAAAGAAGCCTGAGAGAAAATGAAGACTAGAGGCAGTCTGGTCACGGGAAAGGGCTAATGATACTCTTTGCAGTTGCATACAATCAGTACAAATCCAGAACTTGGACAGACTAAGCCAAGATTACATTCTTCAAGGACAGAAATGAGGACATAAGACACAAAGTGATGATAGCTTGAAATATGGGTCAATGATGCAGAGCAACAGAAATAGTTAAAGAGATCACACAGGAAGAATCTGCAGAACTGAGATGTAGCTTCATGCAGCAAGAGATCAGACTTGTAGACAATGACTGGATAACAGACCTAGACAACAGCATTCATGATGTGGTTGTTCACAGTGAGAGCAGAAGGCTTGAAGCAGCTGTAATGTGGGCAGCTCAAGCTTGACTAAACATTTTTTGTTATGTTGACAttttaatcacaaaaaaaaaaaggttgaaacAGGTTCTTGAAGATTTCCAATTTATatgtaaaaattattaattttcctcTTGAAGAGTAGATTTTCTGCAAAGTAGTCAAACATCCAACCACACCtgtagctttttcttttttacgAGATTTTCGGCATCTATATTACACTAGAGACAGAGAAAAAGTCCTTAATAAAACATCATCTGACAGGCTTATCTTCAGTTATCTTCAGCTTATCTTCTTATCAGTACTAAAAAATACAAGCAGTAATACTACAATAGTGGTACTCACTACTCTAAATTGTTCCAATTTCTGATTGCCTTTAATAAAGAATGGGCACTCCTTATCTCCTGTTCTGTGTCCATAACGTTTACATCTccaacctttaaaaaaaaaagcagcagtgaattGCACCTCTGAGACAGATCAAAAGAAGcataaaaaagccaaaaccacatttctgcaaaatattttcaatcagttggaagaaaaagataaatacaaCCACTAGGTTGATAAATGTAATGTCCATAAAATACTAGGCTGTTACAGCCTTCAAGATACTGTTTGCTTTTCTATCAATATGATGTCAATCTACCTGGACTTTATCATCTGTCCATCAGACATTCTGCCCTCCCACAGCGTAAACAGATGACATATGATGGTCTAATGACATCTGGAATATTTTCAGCCTTACACTGCATAACTTTGACTTCTTTTCCCAAAGGCATCCAAAGCCCTTTTGTTGGGGCATGTGCCAGGAATTCTCGTGCGCTTTCATTGCCTGGTACATCAGGTATGCAGtcctctggttttgtttcattctcctacgaaaaaaaagcagaaaggtaaGGACAATAAAAtaacttccttttttaaactttgctaGAATTAATACTTCAAGTGTACTGACCTTCACTTTACAGGAAACATATTTCCCCCATTaccttttttccttgtaaaacaaaaaagatttaaaatacttgaccctttcttttttttctcaccctTGAATTTTGCAGTGAGAACTTTGCTGCACAGGAATTTCAATCCTTCCGATACATTTTActaatttatttgaataaataatataaatgaaaaCTTAACACAAAGCAGAGACTTTGTTATCCTCTTCCTGCTAGAAAGACATAACAACTACAAGGGAGCCTTTACAACACGGAGCAGTTATTTTTTAGgttaaaaacattattttatggCTTAGGTATATAAATTTGGCAAAAGTAGTGATCATGATCAAAGAATTATTTTGGCCTAAGCAATAGAGAAGAATCCTGAAAAGATGTCATTCAAAccaaaaatctgctttccaTAAATGACTCCCCTCTATCCACACTATTAAATACTGCATAAAATATGCTAAGAGATGATGAAAGGCCTGGTCTCCTTCTATCTGACCCTGGGCACTTCACTCTGGAGCACCAAGATAAAGTGGTCAGCTTCTAATGATTCACTGAGTTTTTTCCTGCGAAGCACTTACTTGTCTCTGTAATTTACATAGGTATCACAGACACTTAAACCTAAAGaacatgttttctgaaaatcccTTATAATCCTAGAAAATTACTGCTATTTACCAACCTTAATTAGCCCAGGGGGAGGTTTCTCATAGCTGAAAAGCAATAGAGATATTGTTACTCTGCAGCTTAGCACAGACAGATAAAttgaaaaaacactttttttcagtGGTATAAGCCTTCAGCtcatatttttcctaaaattttacCCTATAACTTATAACTGTGAACTACAGCAGAACACAGATAAAGCAAGCTGAGGGACAGCATTTATCATATTAGTACACATATCTCTTGCAAATATCTTTCAGATTCATATTCTTGTGGGAGCACAACTACTTCCTGGGGATATGTGGTCCACTTGATTTAGCATCAGTTACCATATATGCATcattctctcctctttttctgcCACACCCCTCCCCAAGGTCTCCAAACTTCTTtactccagcactgctgcatcaCAGCCATAGCCAGCTGAAACTGTCAAGTCAGACAGTTCCTTACATCTAGCTTTGCCAGCCAAACCTAATACATAATAATTTCATCATCTTCTGTGCATTAAACCTAAAGACAGAGCCCTACTGACCAAAGTACCatattttctgcagcatttctttggGGTTAACAGTCGATAAAACATTTGTTAAAATCCAGGCAGCAAACAGGTACAGCATAGAGCACACAGCAACTAAGAAAATGCATGTGCTAAGGAGTTAAATGCCAAGGCAATACAAAATGGTCCTGGAGATAAAGAATACACATCACTTAGAAAGATGCATGTCTGTGAATTTGTATTGGGTATTTTCCCCCCTCAGATCCCATCTACATTTAAACAGATACACTGTTTTCTGTAAACTGCTGCCTTAGTGAAAATGTAGAGTGATCTTATAAGAGAACTGAGATTTTTTCTGGGATTGTTTTTCAATGAAACAAGAAGAACGGCACTGTGCAGCCTAAAGTCCCGAAATCTTCTGCATTATGGCAGCTTCTTTTTAACAGGACTCTCCAGACATTATCCACATATTAACTCAGCAAGACAGCTGTGCATCATTTTAGGCCATAAGTTTGATGGCATAGGCAATATTTCATTGGCTtagctgtgcacacacagacacccctACATACCTATAGGATTGCTAGGCACAGTCACACTAATACCATAAGAACAGCAGGGTAAAGGCGGTTAAAGTATGTTCATCCCATCTTTATAACAATAACTTTGGAGTGCTTTTTGGTGCATTTAATAACAAACTGATTTTCACTTGCAcgtggaaaagaaaaaaccaaaatcatgTTCTTGTATATCTTCTgacctttttatttcattgaaacAGTAATTCCTTTTCAGTGAAATAACATAAACCTTTTACAGCACCTTTTAATcccaatttctttttctttctttctttctatctttttttttttttagtccatTCTTTTGGAACAACCTTTGCTATGCTGCATCTGTCAGACTTGGAGGAACCCGGGAGAGCCCCTTCTGTGCCCCAAAAAACCCTTCATAAATCACCAAGCAACTCTGCAAGTGGCCCCAAACCCCTTCTGGGGCTCACCTCTAAGGAGACAGGGGAAGAATAATcaccaccccccaaaaaaaccccaaaccctgcactCGAAACGAGCCCCAAATGCCGGCGGGGcgtgctcagggcagagccgGGGCGGGAGCCGCGGGCAGCCTCCCCTCCTCCGCTCCTTACAAAGACTCCAAGTGCTGGATCTTCTGGAGCTGCTGCGCCTCCTGCCTCTTCCGCTTCCTCTCATGCCGGTCCTGGGTCCTGCCGCCGCTCGCCGCGGGCTCCGCATGGCTCCTGGCCCGCGCCTGGCTGCCCctcgccgccgcctcctcctccgctccctcctcctcgtcctgcccctgccccctgGGCGCCCGCTGGGCCATGGGCGCGGCGGCCACAGCCGCGGCGGACGGCGGGGCCCCGGCGacgccccctccccgccctcCGCATCCCGGTTTCCGGCCGAGCGGCGACTTCCTCTGgcgccggcagccccggcacCCCGCCCCTCACGGAGCcggccgggcgcggggctgcCCCCGCCGCAGCCTCAGGCACCCCCGGCCGCTTACCGGGGGTCAGGAATAACGTGCGGAGTGTTGTGCCTTCCAAACACcggttttaataaaaaaacccagccaaactaacaaaaacccaaaccaaaccaactacaaaaaccacacaaacaaacaaacaaacaaaaaactgaaaaaaacaaaccaaaccccccccccccccccaaaaaaaagtacataaaaAACCAACGTCCCGGTCATTCCTCCCGTGTGGGAGGGCCGCCACTCCGGTCCGTTGAGACCAGagcacctgcagtgctgcatcctgccctgggatccccagcagaggaaggatATAAAACTGTCGGAACAAGTTCAGAAGAGGCCACCAAgttagagggatggagcaggtttcctgtgaggaaaggcttgGAGAATttggattgttcagcctggagaaggctctgggatgACCCAGCTGTGGTCTTCAGAACCTGAAGGGAGCTACgagaaagctggagaggaactttACACAAGGGtgtgtagtgacaggacaagggggagcggattaaaactgaaacagagtAAATTCAGATTAGATtatgggaagaaattctttactgtgagggtggtgaggcatttgcgcaggttgcccagagaaattgtgtcTGCCCGGCAGCCTTCAAGGCCGGGTTTGTGCAACCCAGAGCAATCTtgcctagtggaaggtgtccctgcccgtgtaAGGTGATcttttaaggtcacttccaactcaAAGCCTTCTGTGATTCACAAACCAGGACTGAGAGGTGCATGGATACGCATGGAGGAACATGGCAGTGGGCTGGCTATGAGGTGTCTCCAGGGtggagggaaggctgagggggTTGCTTCCCTCTGCAAGTTGAAGATGCAGCTGAGGGGCCTCTGAAGTTGGGGAAGGGGACTGGGTATGCCAGGAGGGCCCCATCATGGTGCTCACTGTGCatcctttactgtgagggtggtgaggtactggaacaggttgcccagggaaatTGTGAATGCCCCATTCCTAGAagtgcccaaagccaggctggatggagcactgagcaacctggtgtagtgaAAGGTGTCACTGCCTGTGGCGagggagttggaactagatgatcttaaaGGACCTgtccaaccaaaaccattctatggttctatgattctatgctTGCCAGTGACCAAAATACGTGTGGGTGGAGGGTGAAGAAGGTCAGCATGCAAGCCAAAACCcagagctgggtttggtttttctttcttttattttttttaaggggtGGGTTGCTGTTTTGGAAGGTACATGTTGGTTACAGGGCAAGGTTCTAATGCCAAAAAGTCTCTAAACAGAGACTTTATTTTGGAAGCAAATCCAGCCAGGTTTGGCTAGGGCCATGCTGCTGTGGTGGGACCTAGTTGACAAGCAAAGGGCCACCTGCTCTTCAGTGTATGAGCACCACTGGAGAGGCCAATCTACCCCCAGCCTTTGCAGTTTCCTGCCTTGGCTGTGATCTCTCTATTGGAGGATGAGCAGCAGAGGTAGGTTGGTATTGGGAAGGCAAAGTTAAAATTTATACTTTTGTTTCATGCCGAAATTCAAGGGCACATGAGATTTTGGGAATTACTCAAGAGCTGagtgaaacatgaaaaatatatcttAGAATTCCAGGAATTGAAGGTGTTTTTAACTGTGATCATTGTGGTGCTTCAAAAGTGCACGTCAAAGGCAAAGGATGGTAATTGCTGTTGCAGCACCCTGTTGTTCTGAAGTGCAGTAAGACAAACATGGTCCTGAGAATGCCTGTCTTTTACAAGGTAAAAATCAATCTTACACATTATTTAACAATGTAATTTTGTTAATAAAGCACTACTTTAATATTACTTTAGCTTTTACTTGGTAAAACCTTACCTGGGATGAACATT includes these proteins:
- the RP9 gene encoding retinitis pigmentosa 9 protein; the encoded protein is MAQRAPRGQGQDEEEGAEEEAAARGSQARARSHAEPAASGGRTQDRHERKRKRQEAQQLQKIQHLESFYEKPPPGLIKENETKPEDCIPDVPGNESAREFLAHAPTKGLWMPLGKEVKVMQCWRCKRYGHRTGDKECPFFIKGNQKLEQFRVAHEDPMYDIIRENKRHEKEKRIQQLKQLLEDSTSESDSSDDSDEDAEDGSSSTSSEHKHKKKKRKKEKKKKEKKKKKKRKHKSSKSNDKSESD